TTTGCAGCTAACGGTCTCTGTGTggcaccttgggaaggagcttcCGAAGCCCTTACCCTAggtggagagctgcagaagtCCTGGGAACAAGGAAGTGCAGTTGAGGCTGATAGTCTctgtccagcagtcctccatcttgcttgcccCATGCCCTTGGCTCGCCTGTCCTTCTGAGGCAAAAGGACACTCTTCCCATCTTGGCATCCAAAACTCTTCTCCAACGtattcctgctcctctgcctgtcagcaagcagccccaacatggcccagctgcctcctgtccccacacCTTgacatggagcagctctgaagggcagcagcGGGGAGCGAGTGAGTAGTGCCCACGTCTTGCAGTCAAGTGAGAGCTCTGCCGTGGCActgtggagacctccctgtgatgcagcacttcccactgtgacctcagctcgtgtcatcagggggctcagtaggtcaccgccatggagatggcacagccagggagagagcagggataCCTCCACTCACATCCttgaaagcagtcacctcccctcaccccagttagTTTCCAAAACTTGCttataaatccttcaggaacatctccagatgatGACAAAGGCTGTGAACTAtttcaaatggggcactggagaggtcacttctgtgccCCCACACCGACAtctctctgcactgggcagagctgTATGGGAAGCTGGGGTCTGGAGGCTGGTTTGGAGTTTGgtctttttcaaagacaggatcaaagtcatgtgggatgaaacagcacaaaacgTGGCCACAAGcagagatgctttggtgagcctcaaaactgatttctgctgtgggtcacttCTTTTGTAGAAGTAGGGTGGAAGACAGTATGGGACAGGACTCAGCCTTCATCCTTGAGACACCAAACCAgactctttgcttttaaaagtcctcagcaaggttccttggtctgcagtgcttaagatagagatgacatgccagaaaagagcaaacgcgcccttaacacacatcatctgGAGGGCTTTATGTGGGACTCTGGTTCCTGGCAGGCTCCAAATGCATGGGCCAGACCAGGTAACAAAtgtggggaagttttcccattgcccatgaattttgcccagctttccttctggctgagcctggggaaagccgTTTCTCATCTCTGGGGCTCAGCTGATCCTTGGGCTTCCCAGCATGTCTTTGAGGCAGTGCTTCTCCCCTGGGTACAGTCCCTGACACCCTGGGCCCTCCCTGGTACCCTGGCTTTATGGGGGCTggacagccctggcaccccggatCTCCTCACCATGCTCACCCTGTCTCTCCCGAGGGGGTTCTACAGCCCTGGATTCCTTGgtctcccacatttttgaccctgggtttctcaggacatgcccacacactgtaGGGCTGCTGTGCACACTTTGGTGCAGAGCCCgtaaggcagtgcagtgcctcaggacctgcattttggctcattCAGAAATTTGCAAGGTGACCAGCTCCcgcctctgcagctgctggagtttgagaacatccctacaaccaacgttcctgctctttctcttctgtgcacagtcctggggcaactcttgcagaagggagactccatctcCCTTGAATATTGTCAGAgaggggactctcttccccatgaggaggagagggagggccttcaccagccgcATGCTGACTTTTCCACCCTCAGCCTCCACAGTTGCTTGGGCCTggatctgcccacttgccttcaccattgtcatggctgcactgaagcccatgaaaatcctgGTGCTCCTACCctcgagctggcatccaccctgCACCTGGAGCCTGGCCAGCCACAAAGGtatcacccatccagtgccccggccgtgcagccgagggcaggggtcttcaccccaatttccctgctcctcccctgcttctggcaccgctgctgctgtgcccatgtcaaaccctcctgctgccagactgccccaggcccgaggcagctccagctccctccagggctgcactggagcctttcaggagcaggctgaggtggggctggcatcacctgggtgggttgggagagggcagctcccctctgccgtgctggggctggggctgaggctgggcctgagcacagcgtttccctggggagctccctgaggagctgctccgggggatcctccacctctgccctggcagcagcaccagtgctcagggtgccagGGCAGatgtgcacagagggtggaaggggcacaggctgccggggggagcatcgagaccttATCCGTGTGttcagggatggagtgaggaaagccagagctcagctggagctgacaccagatgccttggacatggaaagggctggggtattattaaatgactcttAAATGATCCTCCAGGTTCTGGGGGGTCCAAGCACCCAgccactgcccagcccaggctgtgcccaacaTGGGGGTCAGCAGATAGCTGTGCTTTgggatctgctggggtctggtgcagaagagaggccccgcaaggctggtcttttcccctctgttgggatacggggacctgcaggaggattgagctggccatggaccagcccacagctgggtgagcagccagtgctggaaaggggtgatgtgaggggctggtctgggacgaCGGCCCTGGGGCACCTTCTCCACTGTGTctatgcaacacagggaacaacctgggctcttctccgCACCCTCCATGTCCTGCTGCccttcccagcagacctgcatttccctgcaagcacatggctgtgtgctcccacactgccgttcacacgcagtagctgcctgctggcatttttacTCTCTaaggccctttccagaccagaccagaccctccccagctctccccacctcccctgccctctccccatccctctccccagcagagcagcccaggctggggtggccccacagcagtgcctgtggcagggggctgcagagctctgggcactcaccccacagccccagcctctctgaaggccacagcagctgctggggggcagagaggggtgtcagcctgcccatcagccccacacctggggaccagcaatggcccaaggaaatggaggccaggcgcTCCATGTCTCCCCTGCTCTCacgaccagagatccttaaccctggctgcctgcagcccctctgggcagcccctctccccagcacagcacaagagtcctggccccggggctcctcaggcagctccagtgacagagcagcctgcccggagctgacacacacagaaacaggttttcatttattcttccccacaagcacacaattgttcctttgctcttctccggagacatccctgctccccagagagcctttccccaggtgtgTGTCCATGCTNNNNNNNNNNNNNNNNNNNNNNNNNNNNNNNNNNNNNNNNNNNNNNNNNNNNNNNNNNNNNNNNNNNNNNNNNNNNNNNNNNNNNNNNNNNNNNNNNNNNNNNNNNNNNNNNNNNNNNNNNNNNNNNNNNNNNNNNNNNNNNNNNNNNNNNNNNNNNNNNNNNNNNNNNNNNNNNNNNNNNNNNNNNNNNNNNNNNNNNNTAttctccagagagcctttcctctgatcagtgtgtctgtgctggcctcaccggccattcctgcacccctctgctgtgctccccgggctggtggtgctgctctgcagagtgagcagctgtggggccccggggtgactccacactggtcgtgctggtcagggcagacccggctggcccagcatcactgcacctgacaagcccctccccaggtgtctgtggctgtggagggtgctcagagcaatcacaaggcatctcaaatggctcaggatgggGTCAGGTGTGTCATTAGATCCAGCCATGGGTTTTCATTGCAGGTGACATAAACTGCTCCTGAGGCTGACTTTCCTCTGCCAGatgagtccccactgcctctcctgagactgcagagccctgatgtggtgcattccttggtttggcccttcacttttgggtgactccacttggtttggggagtctccactcactgcccatcccaggcacatgctgtccctggagatctcCGGTGCTCTCTTAGTGGTtccatactcccttccagaaggatgggcatctgtcaccagccctccaATATttgagacagtccccagcagacacCACTTGAGCACTCACCCTCTCCCGGTCCACTGGCACCCACAACCgagggctgaatccagccctcattccctcacacatcacCCTATGAGCACACCCTCCTTAGCCCatggcacagcaacagggccttttcaggtgcaattccctgagtgcatttttggccccagctttggaagaaaagcccaaccttcaggcagggtactgatgaaatccccttttattacagagatgctgcaagggaggccagctctgacacagggaTCAGTAGATTTAgggaaggcctctgggtcagagagacggggtttgtgcctctggagaagagagatgaattcagacatttgtgAACAAACATGCTTATCAGAGATAGAATGCCCAAACCACAAATGTTGCCTGAGATCTCTTGGAAATCACTTGTGAGGCGAGATGGGcagtttattgctgctgaaacagtgccaactgaaccagtttcttcagtgcctccttgagctccttgttcctcatgctgtagatgagggggttcactgctggaggcaccaccgagtacagaacagccaccaccagatccagagatggggaggagagggaggggggcttcaggtaggcaaatgctgtagtgctgacaaacagggagaccacggccaggtgtgggaggcacatggaaaaggctttgtgccggccctgctcagagggaatcctcagcacagcagtgaagatctgcacgtaggacaccacaatgaaattGAAACATCCAAACATTAAAAAGGTACCAACCAGAAGAAGGCCCGCTTCtgtgaggtaggagtctgagcaggagagcttgaggatctgggggatttcacagaagaactggtccactgtgttgccttggcagagtggtattgaaaatgtgttggcagtgtgcaggagagcattgagaaaaccactggcccaggcagctgctgccattttgacacaggctctgctgcccatgagggtcccatagtgcaggggtttgcagatgacaacaaagcggtcataggccatgactgtgaggagataaaactctgctgcgaataaaaaaaaggagaaaaagacctgggcagcacatcctgagtaggaaatggccctggtgttccacagggaattggccatggatttggggacagtggtggagatggcgCCAAGGtcgaggaaggagaggttgaggaggaagaagtacatgagggtgtggaggcggtggtcgcaggctacggctgtgatgatgaggccgttgcccaggagggcagccaggtagatgcccaggaagatcaagaagtgcaagagctgcagctcccgtgtgtctgcaaatgccaggaggaggaactcgttgaaggagctgctgttggacatttgttTCCTCAGGACTTTGTGGActgtccaaggaagaaaagacagtgtcaagttagagcagccttctctgaaccaaacccattctgtttctcagagaaagccctacatttcctctgtcctttaccttcgttcagctccctttctggagctccGTTTgcgctggctgagtgtgctgtgcggagcaggggcctctgcccgtgggctccagaggagtcagccctgctctgctgggggggTGTCAAACTGACCTTGCTATGTGGTGGGATACCTGGGGATGGGTCCTGGGAGCAGCGGACTTGGTCCAGGTACCAATGGGACtattctctatttaccacaaTGAGAGCTGAACACAGCTCTCACGCCAGCTctatctgaaagagaagacccttgtgagagATTCATCTCCACCAGCCTTGCCCTCTTGAAAGGGGTGTCTGTGTCTGCatcagtcacaccagctcccactccaggaaggcagagaaacagtcaagtAAAGGCAGGGGGTGCCTGACCCTTTCCCGATGTCTCTGTTCCAATAAGATAGACTCTGTCCTCACACCAGTTTACCATCTGCGCCcttcctccaggcactgcagagagaatgGGAAGTGACTACctctgatgcacacatcctgcagcaggATATGTCCACCCCATGTGTGGAAGGGCTGTTCAACATTTGGAAActcatttttctctgcaaaataatcagtggaggagtctgatgacatatatttatatatctctatacacatgtgtatatatatatatacacacacacacacacataggtatatatatgcatatatatatacacacacacacatatatatatgtatatgatggtgtatacacacagacacgtacacacacacatatatgtattttagatACCTCCTTCTCAGCACGGGAGCATTCTTTGATAgggtagaaatctttggcatttcagttgtTCTCAGCATGAGCCCTCGTGCAtcgcaagaagaaaaaaaggaaccgCTGGGACTTTGTGTAGGGTCATGGGACCTGGTCTGTCAGTGAGTCTTGCCACTCACTGtcctgcacttgcacctcactcagataaaggacaaGCACACTCACACGTTCCTCTAAGAAAGacactggactgagctgggagcagaggagttcagtttcacagtgaacatttccaaattcttctctctcagcccagagatggagaGGGTGATGAagagtgtgacaaggtttctgactcacatgaccagaccaaggactctcagatatcgcagaaatgctccagggaagctgtgcttttctggagggcagcttgcagcttggcaggacaGCCCAGAGAAGCAGTCAAGGATCCTAAAGATGGACTCTCCTAAAAGGAGAGGCAGCTCCTTCCCCAAcctgatgaaatgcattgccaggAGCCTC
Above is a window of Dromaius novaehollandiae isolate bDroNov1 chromosome 30, bDroNov1.hap1, whole genome shotgun sequence DNA encoding:
- the LOC135324060 gene encoding olfactory receptor 14A16-like — encoded protein: MSNSSSFNEFLLLAFADTRELQLLHFLIFLGIYLAALLGNGLIITAVACDHRLHTLMYFFLLNLSFLDLGAISTTVPKSMANSLWNTRAISYSGCAAQVFFSFFLFAAEFYLLTVMAYDRFVVICKPLHYGTLMGSRACVKMAAAAWASGFLNALLHTANTFSIPLCQGNTVDQFFCEIPQILKLSCSDSYLTEAGLLLVGTFLMFGCFNFIVVSYVQIFTAVLRIPSEQGRHKAFSMCLPHLAVVSLFVSTTAFAYLKPPSLSSPSLDLVVAVLYSVVPPAVNPLIYSMRNKELKEALKKLVQLALFQQQ